Proteins encoded within one genomic window of Cryptococcus neoformans var. grubii H99 chromosome 4, complete sequence:
- a CDS encoding phospholipid-translocating ATPase, translating to MSTYSRTPNYPLRILSQRSNSAAMPQLEPEETPSSSRTKLTNSWGRSKKKRVSDATEEEALLEENNGHVFEQELATEIRHGGKSKGRTIPLQPASSKSPYPANVVRNQKYSILSFLPLVFYEQFKFFFNFYFLVVALSQFIPALKIGYIVTYVAPLAFVLAVTMGKEAFDDYSRYLRDREANSTRYLVLVPQPPSPNPSSDGEQTPSLPRPQTRSTPASSIKVGDMVLLEKNQRVPADMVLLTTSEEEGTCFIRTDQLDGETDWKLKVAVGETQKMGEAFVGSAEGFLYADPPIKDIHTFYGIFTLRSTFPGEQTETSTPLSVENVLWANTVLAAGSAVGLVVYTGKETRAVLNTSEAGTKMGTLEKEVNKMAKILCAVTFALSVILVALNGFRGQWYIYVFRFLILFSSIIPISLRVNLDMGKTVYAHQIQIDREIPETIVRTSTLPEELGRVEYLLSDKTGTLTRNEMELKKLHMGTLVFGWDSMDEVSHLLSQALDETGGPHGRQGSLPGGNQRGRRDMTGRVRDTVMALATCHNVTPVINDDGTTTYQASSPDEVAIVQWTESVGLTLTSRDRSSMVVRSSAGRSLTFDILSIFPFTSESKRMGIIIRDRETGGITFVQKGADVVMSKIVQKNDWLEEETGNMAREGLRTLVLARKKLSEEAYAAFDKAYRAAQLLPSESRASSITSVISQHLENELELLALTGVEDKLQEDVKSTLELLRNAGLKIWMLTGDKIETATNIAVSSKLVARGQYIHHAAKLTTADQVRDMLDFLHTKLDCALVIDGESLQLSLDRFRSEFIILATQLPIVVACRCSPTQKADVAKLIREYTKKTVCCIGDGGNDVSMIQAADVGVGIVGKEGKQASLAADFSINQFSYLTKLLLWHGRNSYKRSAKLSQFVIHRGLIIAVIQAVFSSIFFFAPIALYQGWLQVGYATLYTMAPVFSLVLDKDVNEDLALLYPELYKELTKGRSLSYKTFFTWLTISVYQGGIIMLLSLLLFESEFLHIVAISFTALVINELIMVALEVTTWHSYMVLSELGTAVVYFGSMAVLPEYFDLAFVLSSTFVYKVAVIVAVSSFPLYVIKAAHQRLNPAAYKKVAGI from the exons ATGTCAACCTACTCGCGCACGCCCAACTACCCCCTGAGGATCCTCTCTCAAAGATCAAACTCTGCAGCAATGCCACAACTGGAGCCGGAGGAGACACCGTCATCGTCGAGAACAAAATTGACGAATAGCTGGGGaaggtcaaagaagaaaagggttAGTGATGCtacagaagaggaagcttTGCTTGAAGAGAATAATGGCCATGTATTTGAGCAAGAGCTTGCGACGGAAATACGGCATGGTGGGAAATCCAAAGGCAGGACAATACCTCTGCAGCCAGCTT CTTCCAAATCCCCATATCCTGCAAACGTTGTCCGGAATCAAAAGTATtccattctctcctttctACCACTTGTATTCTACGAGCAGTtcaaattcttcttcaacttctaCTTTCTTGTCGTCGCTTTATCTCAGTTCATACCGGCCCTGAAGATCGGCTATATTGTGACCTATGTTGCCCCTCTAGCTTTCGTTCTCGCGGTAACTatgggaaaagaagcttTCGATGACTACTCGCGTTATCTCCGGGATCGTGAAGCCAACTCGACCCGCTACCTCGTTCTTGTCCCCCAACCCCCCTCTCCCAATCCTTCATCTGATGGCGAACAGACTCCATCgcttcctcgtcctcaaaCCCGCTCTACTCCTGCATCTTCAATCAAAGTTGGGGATATGGTACTTCTTGAAAAGAATCAAAGGGTTCCGGCTGACATGGTGCTCCTTACCACaagcgaggaagaagggacatGTTTTATCAGAACAGATCAACTAGACGGCGAGACTGACTGGAAGCTCAAAGTAGCTGTTGGGGAAACTCAAAAGATGGGTGAAGCATTTGTCGGAAGTGCCGAAGGCTTTTTGTATGCCGACCCTCCAATTAAGGATATCCACACTTTCTACGGCATTTTCACTCTCCGATCAACATTCCCTGGCGAGCAGACGGAAACATCTACTCCCCTTTCTGTTGAGAACGTCCTTTGGGCGAACACTGTCCTTGCAGCTGGGTCTGCCGTGGGATTGGTGGTCTATACTGGGAAGGAGACTAGAGCAGTATTGAACACGAGTGAGGCGGGGACAAAGATGGGAACCCTGGAAAAGGAGGTCAACAAAATGGCTAAG ATCTTATGCGCAGTAACATTCGCACTTTCAGTCATCCTCGTTGCCCTGAACGGATTTAGAGGGCAATGGTACATCTACgtcttccgcttcctcatccttttttcctctaTTATTCCTATCAGTCTGAGGGTTAATCTGGATATGGGAAAGACTGTTTACGCTCATCAGATCCAGATCGACAGAGAAATCCCCGAGACGATTGTCCGCACTTCTACTTTGCCAGAGGAGCTGGGTAGGGTGGAGTATCTTTTGAGTGACAAGACTGGTACTTTGACTAGAAACG AAATGGAGCTCAAGAAGCTGCATATGGGAACTCTAGTGTTTGGCTGGGACTCAATGGATGAGGTGTCACACTTGCTATCGCAAGCATTAGACGAAACTGGCGGTCCAC ACGGAAGGCAAGGTTCATTACCAGGTGGAAACCAAAGAGGCAGACGAGATATGACTGGCAGAGTTCGAGATACAGTCATGGCTCTTGCAACCTGTCACAAT GTCACACCTGTTatcaatgatgatggtaCCACTACCTACcaagcttcttcacccGATGAAGTTGCCATCGTTCAGTGGACTGAATCTGTTGGGCTCACTCTCACCTCCCGCGATCGAAGCTCTATGGTCGTCCGCTCCTCTGCGGGCCGGTCACTTACTTTTGACATCCTTTCCATATTTCCGTTCACCTCAGAAAGCAAACGTATGGGTATAATTATCAGAGATCGGGAAACGGGGGGGATCACTTTCGTGCAAAAGGGGGCGGACGTGGTGATGAGCAAAATTGTACAGAAAAATGACtggctggaggaagaaaccGGTAACATGGCCAGAGAAGGTCTTCGTACCCTCGTGCTCGCCAGGAAGAAGTTGTCTGAAGAAGCATATGCCGCTTTCGACAAAGCCTATCGCGCtgctcagcttcttccctccgAATCGCGTGCATCTTCCATCACCTCCGTCATATCCCAGCACCTTGAAAACGAACTTGAGCTTTTGGCTCTGACAGGAGTAGAGGACAAGTTGCAAGAAGATGTTAAAAGTACTTTGGAGTTGCTGAGGAATGCGGGATTGAAGATATGGATGTTGACCGGCGATAAGATCGAGACAGCTACTAACATTGCTGTCAGCAGTAAACTCGTAGCAAGAGGACAGTATATCCACCATGCTGCGAAAT TAACGACAGCGGATCAGGTTCGAGACATGCTGGATTTCTTGCATACCAAGCTTGATTGTGCTCTGGTCATTGATGGGGAATCACTCCAA CTCTCTTTGGACCGATTCCGCTCAGaattcatcatcctcgccaCCCAACTTCCAATCGTCGTCGCCTGCCGATGTTCTCCTACCCAAAAGGCAGACGTTGCTAAGTTGATTCGAGAATACACAAAGAAAACAGTTTGCTGTATCGGGGATGGGGGGAACGACGTTTCAATGATTCAAGCGGCAGATGTTG GTGTTGGTATCGTgggcaaggaaggaaaacagGCTTCCTTAGCAGCCGACTTTAGCATCAATCAGTTCTCATACCTCACTAAACTCTTGCTCTGGCATGGCCGTAACTCTTATAAGAGATCGGCGAAATTGAGCCAATTTGTGATTCATCGAGGTTTGATCATTGCTGTCATCCAAGCGGTTTTCAGTTCGatattcttctttgctc CGATCGCTCTTTATCAAGGATGGCTTCAAGTAGGATATGCGACGCTGTATACCATGGCGCCGGTGTTTTCCCTCGTTTTGGACAAGGACGTAAACGAGGACCTTGCCTTGCTTTATCCGGAGCTGTACAAAGAACTGACTAAG GGACGATCATTGAGCTACAAAACCTTCTTCACGTGGCTCACTATCAGTGTTTATCAAG GCGGTATAATCATGCTTCtgtccctccttcttttcgaGTCGGAATTCCTTCACATCGTCgccatctctttcaccGCCTTAGTCATCAATGAACTTATCATGGTTGCTCTTGAAGTTACCACATGGCACAGTTACATGGTGCTGAGTGAATTGGGAACGGCCGTGGTCTACTTTGGAAGTATGGCTGTATTGCCCGAGTACTTTG ACTTGGCATTCGTCCTCTCTTCTACATTTGTGTATAAGGTGGCAGTCATCGTCGCTgtttcatccttcccacTGTATGTAATCAAAGCCGCACATCAACGACTGAACCCAGCGGCTTACAAGAAGGTGGCTGGGATATGA
- a CDS encoding solute carrier family 25 (mitochondrial carrier protein), member 16, translating into MFTRDQPGSSSSTASLKGKQRERAFTKTEQGPSPGLFVNTPLEESVWPPARESERWTASELWRKSRERAKTDRNSWDYVLSSGIAGGIAGCVAKTSIAPLDRVKILFQTSNAEFTKYAGTPMGLLHAMSVIYKSSGVRGLFQGHSVTLLRIFPYAGIKYMMYDWLERLLIKHPDQRTPQRFFLAGSSSGVCSVMCTYPLELIRVRLAYQTKTSERTSLLQVIKTIYHEADIPVNKKQSQSVSPFIRNLPLYPFYRGFSMTIFGMIPYAGVSFLTYGTLKRHAADYIPYFGNHLTARDLACGAVAGAVSQTSSYPFEVVRRRMQVGGTLGNGGIGWREAMKRVYDAKGWRGFFVGLSIGYIKVIPMTSISFATWQLMKRMMEIS; encoded by the exons ATGTTCACTCGAGATCAGCCAGGATCGAGCTCCTCAACAGCATCCCTAAAGGGCAAACAGAGAGAGAGAGCGTTCACCAAGACTGAACAGGGTCCTTCACCTGGTCTTTTCGTCAACACACCTCTCGAAGAATCTGTTTGGCCGCCTGCAAGAGAAAGTGAACGGTGGACAGCATCAGAGCTCTGGAGAAAAAGTAGGGAAAGAGCAAAGACAGACAGAAACAGCTGGGATTATG TCTTGAGCAGCGGTATAGCGGGAGGTATAGCAGGTTGCGTG GCTAAGACATCTATTGCCCCGTTAGATAGGGTAAAAATTCTCTTCCAGACATCAAACGCTGAGTTCACTAAGTATGCGG GCACACCAATGGGCTTATTGCACGCTATGTCAGTGATATACAAATCTTCTGGAGTCAGAGGATTGTTTCAAGGGCATTCAGTAACTCTTTTAAGGATATTCCCCTATGCCGGGATCAAATATATGATGTATGATTGGCTGGAGCGT CTATTGATAAAACATCCCGATCAACGCACCCCGCAACGATTCTTCCTAGCCGGATCATCTTCTGGCGTCTGCTCTGTCATGTGCACTTACCCACTAGAGCTCATCCGTGTCCGTTTGGCCTACCAGACAAAGACATCAGAACGAacttcccttcttcaagtgATTAAAACCATTTATCACGAGGCAGATATACCTGTAAACAAGAAACAATCACAATCCGTTTCCCCGTTCATACGCAATCTGCCGCTGTACCCCTTTTACCGGGGCTTTTCAATGACCATCTTCGGCATGATCCCTTATGCGGGCGTTTCTTTCCTCACATACGGTACTTTGAAGCGACACGCTGCAGATTATATCCCGTACTTTGGTAACCACCTAACGGCACGTGATCTGGCCTGCGGTGCGGTCGCCGGAGCGGTCAGTCAGACATCGAGTTATCCGTTTGAGGTTgtcagaaggaggatgcaAGTAGGTGGAACGTTGGGTAATGGAGGTATAGGATGGAGagaggcgatgaagagagtTTATGATGCAAAGGGATGGAGGGGATTCTTCGTCGGATTGAGTATTGGCTACATCAAAGTAATTCCTATGACGAG TATTTCTTTCGCAACTTGGcagttgatgaagaggatgatggaaatCTCCtag